TTGGGATTGAGCGCGAGCATCTTGCGCGCTTCCTTGACCATGTCCGGATTGAACTCCACGCACCATACCTTGTCGGCGCGCGCGGCCGCAAACCACGACAGCACGCCCGTGCCGCCGCCCAGTTCCAGCACTTTCATGCCGGGTTTTACCGCGTAATCGATCGCCGACTTGAACCCGTGCATGCGGTTCTGGTCCATCAACATATTGTGGTGGTAATGGACGGGGATAAATTGCCCCAGGTAACAACTCTCGATTTCTCGTTCATTCAGCATGTCTGTCCTCTTGGAGTCTGGCTCCGATGGCCGATCGGTTTTGTCATTCCAGAAAGCAGTGTTATCGCAGGGGCTGCGCGCGGGGCGGCGACAAACCAGCCGGCGCCTGACGTTGATGTGATTGCCCATGCGACAAATCTCCTGATTAATGCGACACGCTCATTATCGTTAATCGGCACGGAGAACAAAGGGCTGAGGTGAGAGGCAATTCCATGCCAGTTTTGGCGCTGGCATGGAAAATATTGCTAGAAGTTTACTTTCGTCCTGCGCGCGCCTTCTGTGCCGCTTCGATGATGGCCACCACGCCGGGCTTGTCGCCGGCCTGGGCGAACTGCACGGCCGTCCAGCCATGGTCGCTTTTCAGGCTGGCGTCCGCACCCCACGACAGCAGCAGCTTGACGGCCCCCTCCTGTCCTTCGCGGGCGGCAAACATCAGCGGCGTGACGTTGGCCGGCGCGCGCGCATCGACCATGGCGTCGCGCTCGAGAAAAATCTTCATGATGGGCAAGTCTCCGGCCGAGGCCGCATAGTGCAGCGCCGTCCAGCCGCTCTGGTTGACCTTCGCGCCCTTGGCCAGCAAGGCGTCGACCGCGTCCTGCTTGTGCTTGTAGGCCGCCATCATCAGCGCCGTGTTGCCATTGGCCGAGCGCGCTTCGAGGTCGATGCCGGGTGCGTCGAGCAGCAGCTTGAACACCTTGTCCGCATCGTCGCGCAGGGCCAGCACGAGGGGTATGTCGCCGCGCTGCGTATCAGGCTGGTTCGGATTCATGCCGTCGGCCAGCATGCTGCGCACGCCGCTGGCGTTGTTGACGGACACGGCGCGGAAAAAGCTGTCCGGATCCGGCGCCGCGTGACTGGCGGTGGCGCAGCACAGCAGCATCGCCAGCGCGAGTTTTTTCATCATGGTTAACCTTAAGAAGTTATGGCAACTGATTGAATAGCTTGAAGAAATTATCCGTCGTCTGCTGCGCTACCTGGGCCAGCGGTATGCCTTTCAGGGTCGACAGGTATTCCGCCACGTGGGCAACATAGCCCGGTTCGTTCATGCGGCCGCGGAACGGCACGGGCGCCAGATACGGCGAATCCGTCTCGATCAGGATGCGCTCGAGCGGCACTTCCAGCGCCACGGCCTGCAAGTCCTTGGCGCTCTTGAACGTGACGATGCCGGAAAACGAAATATAGAAACCCATGGCTATGGCGGCGCGCGCCACTTCCAGCGATTCCGTAAAGCAATGCATGACGCCGGCCACGCCGCCGTCCGATACGCCCGCGCCCTCTTCGCGCATGATGCGGATGGTGTCTTCGCTGGCCGCCCGTGTGTGAATAATCAAGGGCTTGCGCGTGATTCTTGACGCCTTGATGTGGGTACGGAAGCGTTCGCGCTGCCATTCGAGGTCGCCCGTCAGGCGGAAATAATCGAGGCCCGTCTCGCCGATGGCGATGATCTTCGGGTGGTCGGCGAGGCGCACCAGGTCTTCCACGGACGGTTCAGGCGTGTCCTCGTAGTCGGGATGCACGCCGACGGAAGCGAAGATGTGCGGATACTGCTCGGCCAGGGCCAGCACCTGCGGGAAGTCCGGCAAGTCGACGGACACGCACAGCGCGTGCGTCACCTTGTTCTCGGCCATCTTGGCGAGAATCTCGGGCATGCGAGCAGCCAGCTCGGGGAAATTGATATGGCAATGGGAATCGATATACATAAGGCAGGATTGTACCGGAGGGAGCAAAAACTGGCAGGGGAAAGGGCACCGAAGTGCCCTGGTGTTCACAGCTGCGATGCAGGATGTTCCTCGAGCGGCACGAAGTTGCCGGTCGACTCGTCGAGCGCGTCGAGGGAGCCGTTCTCGATGTCGTATACCCAGCCATGCAGGGTCAGGCGGTTCTGCGCCATGGCCAGCGCCACCGAGGGATGGGTACGCAGATTATTCAGCTGCGCCACCACGTTGGCGCGCACCATGCCATCGATGCGCGACTGTTCCGTCGGATGGGCAAGCGACTCGTTGATCATGCGCGCCGCGTCCGCATGGTGCAGCCAGCTGCGCACGGCCGGCATGTGGTCGAGGCAGGCGCAAGTGGCGATCGCCTTCATCGCGCCGCAATCGGAATGGCCGCAAATGACGATATCGCTCACGTTCAAGGCGGACACGGCAAATTCCACCGTGGCGCTCACGCCGCCCGGTTCCGGGCCATACGAGGGCACGATGTTGCCCGCGTTGCGGATTACGAACAGCTCGCCTGGCTCGCGCTGCGTCACCAGTTCCGGCACCATGCGGCTGTCCGAGCAGGAAATGAACAGGGCCTTCGGGGTTTGTCCCGTGGCCAGGGTCTTGAACAACTCGCGGCGCTCAGGAAAAACCTCTTTTTGGAAGCGTAGAAATCCAGCAATAATGTCGCGCATAGTAAATAGGGATCGTTATCTGAGCCGGTATTATCGCTGAACGAGGCAGGTTCCGCCTACTGCCCCTGTGGCGGCTGCCACAGCTCCACCTTGTTGCCTTCTGGATCGATGACCCAGCCGAACTGGCCGTATTCCGAATCGGGCGCCTTGTCCAGCACCGTGCAGCCTTCATCGCGCAAGGCTTGCAACAGCGCATCGAGGTCGTCGACCCGGTAATTGACCATGAAGGCAGCCTTGCCGGGCAGGAATTGCTCGCTGTCCCTGGCTGCCACCGACCAGATGGTGGTACCCGCCGTGGGCTGGCCGTCCGCATCCGTCCAGCTAAAGGCGGCGCCGCCCCACGGCTGCACGTCCAGGCCCAGATGGCGCTGGTACCAGGCGCGCAGCGCGGCCGGGTCTTGCGCTTGGAAAAAGATGCCGCCGATGCCAGTGACTCGTTTCATGCCCGCCTCCGTTGCTGTCGATTGA
Above is a genomic segment from Janthinobacterium sp. 64 containing:
- a CDS encoding ankyrin repeat domain-containing protein, translating into MMKKLALAMLLCCATASHAAPDPDSFFRAVSVNNASGVRSMLADGMNPNQPDTQRGDIPLVLALRDDADKVFKLLLDAPGIDLEARSANGNTALMMAAYKHKQDAVDALLAKGAKVNQSGWTALHYAASAGDLPIMKIFLERDAMVDARAPANVTPLMFAAREGQEGAVKLLLSWGADASLKSDHGWTAVQFAQAGDKPGVVAIIEAAQKARAGRK
- a CDS encoding TatD family hydrolase, whose product is MYIDSHCHINFPELAARMPEILAKMAENKVTHALCVSVDLPDFPQVLALAEQYPHIFASVGVHPDYEDTPEPSVEDLVRLADHPKIIAIGETGLDYFRLTGDLEWQRERFRTHIKASRITRKPLIIHTRAASEDTIRIMREEGAGVSDGGVAGVMHCFTESLEVARAAIAMGFYISFSGIVTFKSAKDLQAVALEVPLERILIETDSPYLAPVPFRGRMNEPGYVAHVAEYLSTLKGIPLAQVAQQTTDNFFKLFNQLP
- a CDS encoding carbonic anhydrase, producing the protein MRDIIAGFLRFQKEVFPERRELFKTLATGQTPKALFISCSDSRMVPELVTQREPGELFVIRNAGNIVPSYGPEPGGVSATVEFAVSALNVSDIVICGHSDCGAMKAIATCACLDHMPAVRSWLHHADAARMINESLAHPTEQSRIDGMVRANVVAQLNNLRTHPSVALAMAQNRLTLHGWVYDIENGSLDALDESTGNFVPLEEHPASQL
- a CDS encoding VOC family protein, whose translation is MKRVTGIGGIFFQAQDPAALRAWYQRHLGLDVQPWGGAAFSWTDADGQPTAGTTIWSVAARDSEQFLPGKAAFMVNYRVDDLDALLQALRDEGCTVLDKAPDSEYGQFGWVIDPEGNKVELWQPPQGQ